One window of Lagenorhynchus albirostris chromosome 16, mLagAlb1.1, whole genome shotgun sequence genomic DNA carries:
- the HMX3 gene encoding homeobox protein HMX3 codes for MPEPGPDAPGTASAQPPPPPPPPAPKESPFSIKNLLNGDHHRPPPKPQPPPRTLFAPASAAAAAAAAAAKGALEGAAGFALSQVGDLAFPRFEIPAQRFALPAHYLERSPAWWYPYTLTPVGGHLPRPEASEKALLRDSSPASGTDRDSPEPLLKADPDHKELDSKSPDEIILEESDSEEGKKEGEAAPGAAGASVGAAAATPGAEDWKKGAESPEKKPACRKKKTRTVFSRSQVFQLESTFDMKRYLSSSERAGLAASLHLTETQVKIWFQNRRNKWKRQLAAELEAANLSHAAAQRIVRVPILYHENSAAEGAAAAAAGAPVPVSQPLLTFPHPVYYSHPVVSSVPLLRPV; via the exons ATGCCGGAGCCCGGGCCGGACGCCCCCGGCACCGCTAGCGCGcagcccccgccgccgcccccgcctccCGCGCCCAAGGAGTCCCCATTCTCCATCAAGAACCTGCTCAACGGAGACCACCACCGGCCGCCCCCTAAGCCGCAGCCGCCCCCACGGACGCTCTTCGCTCCGgcctcggccgccgccgccgccgctgccgctgcGGCCAAGGGGGCCCTGGAGGGCGCCGCGGGCTTCGCGCTCTCGCAGGTGGGCGACCTGGCTTTCCCCCGCTTTGAGATCCCGGCGCAGAGGTTCGCCCTGCCCGCGCACTACCTGGAGCGCTCCCCGGCCTGGTGGTACCCCTACACCCTGACCCCCGTCGGCGGCCACCTCCCACGACCTGAAG cCTCGGAGAAGGCCCTGCTACGAGACTCCTCCCCCGCCTCGGGCACCGACCGCGACTCCCCGGAGCCGCTGCTTAAAGCCGACCCGGACCACAAGGAGCTGGACTCCAAGAGCCCGGACGAGATCATTCTGGAGGAGAGCGACTCGGAGGAAGGCAAGAAGGAGGGCGAGGCGGCGCCGGGCGCGGCCGGGGCGAGCGTGGGAGCGGCGGCGGCGACGCCGGGCGCCGAGGACTGGAAGAAGGGCGCGGAGAGCCCGGAgaagaagcccgcgtgccgcaagaAGAAGACGCGCACGGTCTTCTCGCGCAGCCAGGTCTTCCAGCTCGAGTCCACCTTCGACATGAAGCGCTACCTGAGCAGCTCGGAGCGCGCCGGCCTGGCCGCGTCGCTGCACCTCACCGAGACGCAGGTCAAGATCTGGTTCCAGAACCGCCGCAACAAGTGGAAGCGGCAGCTGGCAGCCGAGCTGGAGGCGGCCAACCTGAGCCACGCCGCGGCGCAGCGCATCGTACGGGTGCCCATCCTCTATCACGAGAACTCGGCGGCCGAGGGCGCGGCGGCCGCGGCCGCGGGGGCCCCGGTGCCAGTCAGCCAGCCGCTGCTCACCTTCCCGCACCCCGTGTATTACTCTCACCCGGTGGTCTCGTCCGTGCCGCTGCTCCGGCCCGTCTGA
- the HMX2 gene encoding homeobox protein HMX2, whose translation MGSKEDAGKGCPAAGGVSSFTIQSILGGGPSEAPREPAGWPARKRSLSVSSEEEEPDEGWKAPACFCPDPHGPKEPGPKHHPPIPFPCLGTPKGSGGAGPASSERTPFLSSSHPDFKEEKERLLPAGSPSPGPERPLDGGGAERQAGAAKKKTRTVFSRSQVYQLESTFDMKRYLSSSERACLASSLQLTETQVKTWFQNRRNKWKRQLSAELEAANMAHASAQTLVGMPLVFRDSSLLRVPVPRSLAFPAPLYYPGSNLSALPLYNLYSKLDY comes from the exons ATGGGAAGCAAGGAAGATGCGGGCAAGGGGTGTCCGGCGGCCGGCGGCGTCTCCAGCTTCACCATTCAGTCCATCTTGGGCGGGGGCCCCTCGGAGGCGCCACGGGAGCCCGCCGGCTGGCCGGCCAGGAAGCGCAGCCTGTCTGTGTCCTCGGAGGAGGAGGAGCCGGACGAAGGCTGGAAGGCACCCGCCTGCTTCTGCCCAGACCCGCACGGTCCCAAGGAGCCCGGCCCCAAGCaccacccccccatcccctttccttGCCTGG GTACCCCCAAGGGCAGCGGAGGCGCGGGGCCGGCGAGCTCGGAGCGCAcgcctttcctttcttcttcgcACCCAGActttaaggaagagaaagagaggctcTTGCCCGCGGGCTCGCCGTCGCCGGGGCCCGAGCGGCCGCTGGACGGCGGCGGCGCCGAGAGGCAGGCGGGCGCGGCCAAGAAGAAGACGCGCACGGTCTTCTCGCGCAGCCAGGTGTACCAGCTCGAGTCCACCTTCGACATGAAGCGCTACCTGAGCAGCTCGGAGCGCGCCTGCCTTGCCTCCAGCCTGCAGCTCACCGAGACCCAGGTCAAGACTTGGTTCCAGAACCGCCGCAACAAGTGGAAGCGGCAGCTCTCCGCGGAGCTGGAGGCGGCCAACATGGCGCACGCGTCGGCGCAGACTCTGGTGGGAATGCCGCTGGTGTTCCGGGACAGCTCGCTGCTGCGCGTGCCGGTGCCACGCTCGCTCGCCTTCCCCGCGCCGCTCTACTACCCGGGCAGCAACCTCTCGGCCTTACCTCTCTACAACCTCTACAGCAAGCTCGACTACTGA